A single window of Mycoplasma bradburyae DNA harbors:
- a CDS encoding ribosomal-processing cysteine protease Prp — protein MIDITFYASAIKISGHAFFDNHGRDIVCAGVSAIVFGGINYFKPEDVKVIKNQENNSIFLELLEVNIKNLTAINVIKTQLSVIASVYDKNIKIIDETNRIVTGK, from the coding sequence ATGATTGACATAACTTTTTATGCAAGCGCAATTAAGATCTCAGGTCACGCTTTTTTTGACAACCACGGTCGCGATATTGTGTGCGCAGGAGTTAGTGCGATTGTTTTTGGTGGGATTAATTACTTTAAACCTGAAGATGTTAAGGTAATTAAAAATCAAGAAAATAATTCAATCTTCTTAGAGTTGCTTGAAGTTAATATAAAAAACTTAACCGCAATCAATGTTATTAAAACACAATTATCAGTGATTGCTTCAGTCTATGATAAAAACATCAAGATAATTGATGAAACTAACAGAATCGTTACAGGAAAATAA
- the rplU gene encoding 50S ribosomal protein L21, whose protein sequence is MFAVIASGSKQYRVKLNDEIYVEKINSEVGAKVVFDKVYFVNGLFGKPFVAGASVVCEVVKQGKQKKINVIKHISQKHHLKKYGHRQPYTKLKVVEIKHG, encoded by the coding sequence ATGTTTGCAGTTATTGCATCAGGTTCAAAACAATACCGTGTTAAATTAAACGATGAAATCTACGTTGAAAAAATTAATTCAGAAGTAGGTGCTAAAGTTGTTTTTGATAAAGTTTATTTTGTAAACGGCTTATTTGGTAAACCATTCGTAGCTGGAGCTTCTGTGGTTTGTGAAGTAGTTAAACAAGGTAAACAAAAGAAGATTAATGTAATTAAGCATATCTCACAAAAACACCACTTAAAAAAATACGGTCACAGACAACCATACACTAAGCTTAAAGTTGTAGAAATCAAGCACGGATAA
- a CDS encoding ABC transporter ATP-binding protein, which produces MKEVKHLFQFLKQDKRALILMMIFTTFKSLLTITGSIIFGYVIQNIFVNITLENPIVAQENWIKLLKFTGISAALYLVLFICHVTSAKIAIKTAYNTTVRIRDIVFRKIHKIDLLTLEKIMHGEIINKISVDIDLISTNLSTFLSEIFSTPIVATFIIIALFVISPYLTLIILGLMVFMFIVQLVVIKVANKRQKKTQDLYEKISTFIEEHIQQYELIKSLDIIHIVNQEFKELCNQYLKANLRSSRIFSTIYPINFLFEDSIIIAGFVFSLLFQALNIPSGSPVYFIKDINLGLITIFNLMLRFALGELGYLFRVAADVQVTFVSIKRIKEFLDLKQKFEYQKQKIDKLESIKFENVSFSYDDKNLAINDVSFEIKANSSIALVGETGSGKSTIMNLLSRYYQPTKGHIYLNDMNYTKIDEYHFNEMISVVLQDSVMFSDTIYNNIACVNQKATKEQVIQAAKDAKIHDFIDNLKDGYDTYIDENQTNLSSGQLQQIALARAFLSDAEILIMDEATSSVDSKTEKNIQDAIFKLMKNKTVILIAHRLSTIINVDNILVMKQGKIVESGNHEQLIAKKGYYYELNQVNVDESNLM; this is translated from the coding sequence ATGAAAGAAGTTAAGCACTTATTTCAATTCTTAAAACAAGATAAGCGAGCGCTTATCTTGATGATGATCTTTACTACTTTTAAGTCATTATTAACAATCACAGGTTCAATTATCTTTGGGTATGTAATTCAAAATATCTTTGTTAATATCACTTTAGAAAATCCTATAGTAGCACAAGAGAATTGAATTAAACTATTAAAATTTACAGGGATTTCAGCAGCTTTGTATTTAGTTTTATTTATCTGTCATGTTACTAGTGCTAAGATTGCGATTAAAACTGCGTATAACACTACTGTAAGAATCCGAGATATCGTATTTAGAAAGATTCATAAAATCGATTTATTAACCCTTGAAAAGATCATGCACGGTGAGATCATTAATAAGATCTCAGTTGATATTGATCTAATATCAACTAACTTATCAACATTCTTAAGTGAGATCTTTTCAACACCGATCGTAGCAACTTTTATTATTATTGCTCTATTTGTAATCTCGCCATACTTAACATTGATCATATTAGGATTAATGGTATTTATGTTTATTGTGCAATTGGTAGTAATTAAAGTTGCCAACAAACGTCAAAAGAAAACTCAAGATCTTTATGAAAAGATCTCGACTTTTATCGAAGAACATATTCAACAATATGAATTGATTAAATCATTAGATATTATTCATATCGTTAATCAAGAATTTAAAGAATTATGTAATCAATATCTAAAAGCTAACTTGAGATCGTCTAGAATATTTTCAACAATCTATCCGATCAATTTTTTATTTGAAGATAGCATTATTATTGCTGGGTTTGTATTCTCTTTATTATTTCAAGCGTTAAATATCCCTTCAGGATCACCAGTTTATTTTATTAAAGATATTAATCTAGGATTAATTACGATCTTTAACTTAATGTTAAGATTTGCTTTAGGTGAATTAGGTTATCTATTCAGAGTAGCAGCTGATGTTCAAGTAACTTTTGTTTCGATCAAAAGAATTAAAGAATTCTTAGATTTAAAACAAAAGTTTGAATACCAAAAACAAAAGATTGATAAACTTGAATCTATTAAATTTGAAAATGTTTCATTTTCATATGATGATAAAAACTTAGCAATTAATGATGTTAGCTTTGAAATTAAAGCTAACAGTTCAATAGCACTTGTTGGCGAAACTGGTTCAGGCAAATCTACGATTATGAATCTCTTATCAAGATATTATCAACCAACTAAGGGACATATTTATCTTAATGATATGAATTACACCAAAATTGATGAATATCATTTTAACGAAATGATTAGTGTAGTGTTGCAAGATAGTGTTATGTTTAGTGATACGATTTATAACAACATTGCTTGCGTTAATCAAAAAGCTACTAAAGAACAAGTGATACAAGCAGCTAAAGATGCTAAAATTCACGATTTTATTGATAATTTAAAAGATGGTTATGATACTTATATCGATGAAAACCAAACTAATTTATCAAGTGGTCAGTTACAACAAATCGCATTAGCAAGAGCTTTCTTATCAGACGCAGAAATCTTAATCATGGACGAAGCCACTTCAAGTGTGGATTCGAAAACCGAAAAAAATATTCAAGATGCGATTTTTAAATTAATGAAAAATAAAACCGTAATCTTAATAGCGCACAGATTATCAACAATTATCAATGTTGATAACATCCTTGTAATGAAACAAGGTAAGATTGTTGAAAGTGGTAACCATGAGCAATTAATTGCTAAAAAAGGTTATTATTACGAATTAAATCAGGTTAATGTTGATGAATCAAATCTGATGTAG
- a CDS encoding ABC transporter ATP-binding protein, with protein sequence MKYILRNFKLKNWIITIIGISFCIAYVIASGYVVRLIESFVDIIGGEKQADWLIPDPKNKIQAVINLTAFSFGLIIFSFIIKIIGRIMLLKQTLLASNLFKNQIYYKINNLSLEEFYGYKKSTLINRINVDYAKLEKTAINVLVYMIECCFELLVYISFSIALSPYLSIIYLIFIPLIIFIIVRGSRKTEDHYQDSYKSLDNLNQVIRENITGLKVVRIFNLEEFQTARYDDHHKSWFKSIIRADLILTSMYHLIFLAINIFITLVLVTSGYLNKVNSNLSPGTVIGFLNYLTFSSYVVIAIADYALNMIKTRPVQHRFKEILELKNEDLDKNKLTNPIVGKIEFRNLNYKYEQNNFNVLKNINLMINPGENIGIIGSIGSGKSTICSLLSGIKKPNDNSIFIDGIDINQYNIKHIRKNVSYDFQKKLLFSGTIKSNIVKANLQATQKQIDQVINYACADEFINNFSDKLDHQLVEFGNNLSGGQKARVCIARTLIKDSKIMIFDDSLTALDNITAKKVLDNILDNYKDKTKIFISQQIRNIKDLDKIIVLDKGNVVGFDTHINLLSDCNVYKEIYDSQKKIGDDV encoded by the coding sequence ATGAAGTACATATTAAGAAATTTCAAATTAAAAAACTGAATTATTACCATTATTGGTATTAGTTTTTGTATTGCTTATGTGATTGCTTCTGGTTATGTTGTTCGTTTAATTGAAAGTTTTGTTGATATTATTGGCGGTGAAAAACAAGCAGATTGATTAATTCCAGATCCTAAGAATAAAATTCAAGCAGTTATTAATCTAACTGCTTTTAGTTTTGGTTTAATCATCTTTAGTTTTATTATTAAAATTATCGGAAGAATAATGTTGTTAAAACAAACATTATTAGCTTCTAATCTTTTTAAAAACCAGATCTATTACAAGATTAATAATCTCTCATTAGAAGAATTCTATGGTTATAAAAAATCAACATTAATTAATCGGATTAATGTTGATTATGCGAAACTCGAAAAAACCGCTATCAATGTTTTGGTATATATGATTGAATGTTGTTTTGAACTACTTGTATACATAAGTTTTTCAATCGCATTGAGTCCATATTTATCGATAATTTATTTAATTTTTATTCCTTTAATTATTTTCATTATTGTTAGAGGATCTAGAAAAACTGAGGATCATTATCAAGATAGTTACAAATCACTTGATAATTTAAATCAAGTGATTCGTGAAAACATTACTGGACTTAAAGTCGTTCGAATTTTTAACTTGGAAGAATTCCAAACAGCAAGATATGATGATCATCATAAGAGTTGGTTTAAATCAATTATTAGAGCTGATTTAATCCTTACTTCAATGTATCATTTAATCTTTTTAGCTATAAACATTTTCATTACACTTGTATTAGTAACCTCAGGTTATTTAAACAAAGTTAATTCAAATCTAAGTCCAGGTACTGTGATTGGGTTTTTAAACTATTTAACATTTAGTAGTTATGTTGTAATTGCGATTGCTGATTATGCTTTAAACATGATTAAAACAAGACCAGTTCAACACCGTTTTAAAGAGATTTTAGAGTTAAAAAACGAAGATTTAGATAAAAATAAATTAACCAATCCGATTGTTGGTAAAATCGAATTTAGGAATTTAAATTATAAGTATGAACAAAACAATTTTAATGTTTTAAAGAACATTAATTTAATGATCAATCCAGGTGAAAACATCGGAATTATTGGTTCAATTGGTTCTGGTAAATCAACAATCTGTTCATTGTTATCTGGCATTAAAAAGCCTAATGATAATTCGATTTTTATTGATGGTATTGACATCAATCAATATAATATTAAGCACATTAGAAAAAATGTTAGTTATGACTTCCAGAAGAAGTTATTATTTTCAGGAACGATCAAATCAAATATAGTTAAAGCTAATTTACAAGCGACACAAAAACAAATCGACCAAGTAATTAACTACGCTTGCGCAGATGAATTTATCAATAATTTTAGTGATAAATTAGATCATCAATTAGTAGAATTTGGCAACAACTTATCTGGTGGTCAAAAAGCTAGAGTATGTATTGCTAGAACATTAATCAAAGACAGTAAGATCATGATCTTTGACGATTCGCTAACTGCACTTGATAATATTACTGCTAAAAAAGTGCTTGATAATATCTTGGATAACTACAAAGACAAAACTAAAATCTTTATCAGTCAACAGATTAGAAACATTAAAGATCTTGATAAGATTATTGTTCTAGATAAAGGTAATGTCGTAGGTTTTGATACCCACATTAACTTATTAAGTGACTGTAATGTTTATAAAGAGATCTATGATTCACAAAAAAAGATTGGAGACGATGTTTAA